In a genomic window of Acidisoma sp. PAMC 29798:
- a CDS encoding MSMEG_0568 family radical SAM protein has product MQTNTDVTYMPPSSRSLITDLQSLGLRLADPDTGASGRRGGAGPSDHKAITIAGQTVMVPIYTGTARTSPFEAALPDVTGGSILLRDGATVGRITFPKQPRFYGLQTLDGLPYWKIAVLHGADVLATTVMQTCIRYTDRHTACQFCAIGQSLEAGRTIAHKTPAQLAEVARAAVLLDDVKHMVMTTGTPNVIDRGAALLCDSAVAIKDAVDLAIQGQCEPPRDHAWYGRMRDAGVDTLGMHLEAATQAVRARIMPGKATVSVDRYLEAFAQAVPVFGRGQVSTYLLAGLGDTAAEILALCEQLVALGVYPFVVPFVPITGTPLEHHAPPTPDFMRSVLAPLGRMLTAAGLRSTEVKAGCTKCGACSSLSSYEG; this is encoded by the coding sequence ATGCAGACCAACACAGACGTGACCTACATGCCGCCGAGCAGCCGGAGCCTGATCACGGATCTGCAATCCCTTGGGCTGCGACTGGCTGATCCCGATACCGGTGCCTCCGGGCGCCGGGGTGGGGCCGGGCCTTCAGACCACAAGGCCATCACCATCGCCGGGCAGACGGTGATGGTGCCGATCTATACCGGTACGGCCCGCACCTCACCGTTCGAGGCGGCGCTGCCGGATGTGACCGGCGGCAGCATCCTGTTGCGGGATGGTGCGACCGTCGGCCGCATCACCTTCCCCAAGCAGCCGCGCTTCTACGGCCTGCAAACGCTTGACGGTCTCCCATACTGGAAGATCGCCGTGCTGCATGGCGCTGATGTGCTGGCCACAACGGTCATGCAGACATGCATCCGCTATACTGATCGCCACACCGCCTGCCAGTTCTGCGCGATCGGCCAGTCCCTGGAAGCCGGGCGCACCATCGCCCATAAGACGCCCGCGCAACTGGCCGAGGTCGCCCGCGCGGCCGTACTGCTCGACGACGTCAAGCATATGGTCATGACTACGGGCACGCCGAACGTGATCGATCGCGGTGCCGCGTTGCTGTGCGACAGTGCGGTCGCCATCAAAGACGCTGTCGATCTCGCCATTCAGGGCCAGTGCGAACCGCCGCGCGATCACGCCTGGTATGGGCGTATGCGCGATGCCGGCGTCGATACCCTGGGCATGCATCTGGAAGCCGCGACCCAGGCAGTACGGGCGCGCATCATGCCGGGAAAGGCGACCGTATCGGTCGATCGGTATCTGGAGGCTTTTGCACAGGCGGTGCCGGTCTTCGGGCGTGGGCAGGTCAGCACCTATCTGCTTGCGGGCCTCGGCGATACCGCTGCCGAGATCCTGGCCTTGTGCGAGCAACTCGTGGCGCTCGGCGTCTATCCCTTTGTGGTGCCATTCGTGCCGATCACGGGCACGCCGCTCGAACACCACGCGCCGCCGACGCCTGACTTCATGCGGTCGGTGCTGGCGCCGCTCGGCCGGATGCTGACCGCGGCCGGATTGCGGTCGACCGAGGTGAAAGCCGGCTGCACGAAATGCGGCGCGTGCTCCTCGCTCTCCTCCTACGAGGGCTGA
- a CDS encoding MSMEG_0567/Sll0786 family nitrogen starvation N-acetyltransferase, with protein MLLYDAPIRTFIPGEYRIRLASEAWERAGHHRLRRQIFCAEQGIFADDDADAIDEVATTIVAVTCIAAAPQEVVGVVRIHEAEPGLWWGSRLGVDEAHRRVGRLGAELIRMAVCTANERGCRTFLAHVQVQNLSLFRRLHWESLREVDLHGRAHHVMRVDLAHYLPHGRDTTSLIGRQAVARPMIERAA; from the coding sequence ATGCTGTTGTATGATGCGCCGATCCGCACCTTCATCCCCGGAGAGTATCGCATCCGGCTCGCCTCCGAGGCCTGGGAGCGCGCTGGGCATCATCGGCTGCGGCGACAAATCTTCTGCGCTGAACAGGGCATCTTCGCGGATGACGACGCTGATGCGATCGATGAAGTTGCAACGACGATTGTTGCCGTGACCTGCATTGCCGCTGCGCCGCAGGAAGTGGTGGGCGTCGTGCGCATCCATGAGGCGGAGCCGGGGCTGTGGTGGGGGTCGCGCCTGGGCGTGGATGAGGCGCATCGCCGCGTCGGCCGATTGGGCGCTGAACTCATCCGCATGGCCGTCTGCACGGCGAACGAGCGCGGCTGCCGCACCTTCCTGGCCCATGTCCAGGTGCAGAATCTGTCCCTGTTCCGCCGGCTGCATTGGGAGAGCCTGCGGGAGGTTGATCTGCATGGCCGGGCGCATCACGTCATGCGCGTCGACCTCGCGCATTACCTGCCGCATGGTCGCGACACCACCAGCCTGATCGGCCGCCAAGCCGTGGCGCGGCCAATGATAGAGCGGGCTGCGTGA
- a CDS encoding sll0787 family AIR synthase-like protein — translation MLTQSLTSALRAQRGLAHKTDIAAVVRKLGLSPAGIRLGDDCAAIPDRDGWLLLAIEGFVTDLVAAEPWFAGWCGVMVNASDIASMGGRPIAVVDAIWSRDQDHATPVLEGLAAAAAAYGIPVIGGHTNTRSAGEQLSVAILGRASRLLTSFDAKPGQVLLAAIDLRGAYHEPYPYWDSASTQVDSGRLRADLDLLAEIAEAGLSRAAKDISMAGLVGTALMLAECSAIGLIIDVDAVPRPDGVDLQRWLTSFPSYGFLLTATEADAPAVTAIFSARGIACAVIGRCEAGTRVDLRHDGSVETFWDLAETPLTGCGTL, via the coding sequence ATGTTGACGCAATCCCTTACGTCGGCCTTGCGCGCGCAGCGGGGCCTCGCCCACAAGACCGACATCGCAGCCGTTGTGCGGAAACTCGGTCTGTCGCCGGCTGGCATTCGCCTGGGCGACGACTGCGCCGCGATCCCGGACAGGGACGGCTGGCTGTTGCTCGCCATCGAGGGATTCGTGACCGACTTAGTGGCGGCGGAGCCCTGGTTCGCCGGCTGGTGCGGCGTCATGGTCAATGCCAGCGACATCGCCAGCATGGGCGGGCGACCCATCGCCGTCGTGGATGCGATCTGGAGCCGCGACCAGGATCACGCAACCCCGGTGCTGGAGGGCTTGGCCGCTGCCGCTGCCGCCTACGGCATTCCGGTCATCGGTGGCCATACCAATACTCGCAGCGCAGGGGAGCAGCTTTCGGTCGCCATCCTCGGCCGTGCATCCCGCCTGCTCACTAGTTTCGACGCGAAGCCGGGGCAGGTGCTGCTGGCTGCCATCGACCTGCGCGGCGCCTACCACGAGCCCTATCCCTATTGGGACTCCGCCTCCACCCAAGTCGATTCTGGCAGGCTACGGGCAGATCTCGATCTGCTCGCGGAGATCGCGGAGGCCGGGCTCAGCCGCGCGGCTAAGGACATCTCCATGGCCGGGCTCGTCGGCACAGCGCTGATGCTGGCCGAGTGCTCCGCCATCGGCCTGATCATCGATGTCGACGCTGTGCCCCGCCCGGATGGCGTGGACCTGCAGCGCTGGCTGACCAGCTTCCCGAGCTACGGCTTTCTGTTGACGGCGACCGAGGCCGATGCGCCGGCAGTCACGGCGATCTTTTCGGCCCGCGGCATCGCCTGCGCCGTCATCGGCAGATGCGAGGCCGGCACCCGCGTCGATCTGCGGCATGACGGTAGCGTCGAGACTTTCTGGGATCTGGCGGAGACGCCACTGACCGGCTGCGGCACGTTATGA